The proteins below come from a single Aegilops tauschii subsp. strangulata cultivar AL8/78 chromosome 6, Aet v6.0, whole genome shotgun sequence genomic window:
- the LOC109771631 gene encoding uncharacterized protein codes for MHAGAHGGRQLPRRRAGWWRRDVDGEGVTLGGGDGYAQGAGGVRGGAGELGLGVSWGGGALHCRGSGSGGRGHRYIELKNPTPTLPTNPHLTFSWSAPPAHHLLPSSRRRPPPTCPRLPAPPAATSPQLPAPPAPHLHPASRRRPLLPPNAGAAPASTRRRRRHHSALPPAPTSSLAPGAAPCFHPTQAPLLLPPATGAALTPRFPPPSACLPASKRHRCHSASSRRRREPPIAATSRPYHRLGDPPPPPQRTVASALLHPAATARRPTRQSNCLLHARSLKELREGHPALHLPDTRPRRRAPAATSGAVRPASSLLLPPPSAAPSTPRAASSSCLLPHEARCAEHAPGRPPPPHK; via the exons ATGCACGCCGGCGCTCACGGAGGGCGGCAGTtgccgcggcggcgggcgggatgGTGGCGGCGTGATGTTGATGGTGAAGGGGTCACGCTGGGCGGTGGAGACGGCTACGCGCAGGGTGCTGGCGGGGtccggggcggcgccggcgagttGGGATTGGGGGTTTCCTGGGGCGGCGGCGCCTTGCATTGCCggggcagcggcagcggcgggcgGGGTCACCGATATATTGAACTAAAAAATCCCACCCCCACCCTGCCGACTAACCCCCATCTTACCTTCTCCTGGTCGGCGCCGCCCGCCCACCACCTCCTCCCCAGCTCCCGGCGCCGTCCGCCACCCACCTGCCCCCGGcttccggcgccgcccgccgccacctCCCCACAGCTCCCGGCTCCGCCCGCCCCCCACCTCCACCCCGCATCCCGGCGCCGCCCCCTGCTTCCACCCAACGCCGGCGCCGCCCCTGCTtccactcgccgccgccgccgccatcactCCGCGCTTCCCCCCGCCCCCACTTCCTCCCTCGCTCCCGGCGCCGCCCCCTGCTTCCACCCAACGCAGGCGCCGCTCCTGCTTCCACCCGCCACCGGCGCCGCCCTCACTCCCCGCTTCCCCCCGCCATCGGCGTGCCTCCCTGCTTCCAAGCGCCACCGTTGCCACTCTGCATCCAGCCGTCGCCGTCGGGAGCCACCAATCGCCGCGACCAGCCGTCCCTACCACCGTCTTGGCGACCCTCCCCCACCCCCGCAACGGACCGTCGCATCCGCGTTGCTGCATCCCGCGGCCACTGCGCGCCGTCCAACTCGGCAGTCCAACTGCTTGCTTCATGCTCGGTCGCTCAAGGAGCTGCGTGAAGGTCACCCCGCGCTCCACCTTCCGGACACGCGACCCCGTCGCCGTGCTCCTGCAGCCACCTCCGGGGCGGTGCGCCCGGCCTCCTCTCTCCTCCTGCCACCTCCTAGCGCCGCGCCGAGCACACCCCGGGCTGCCTCTTCCTCTTGCTTACTCCCGCACGAGGCACGCTGCGCCGAGCACGCACCCGGCCGCCCCCCACCTCCG CACAAGTAG